Proteins encoded by one window of Geobacter sp. DSM 9736:
- the gptM gene encoding geopeptide radical SAM maturase translates to MPLSRYVKIWPCPDRPGCIILYSTRKGSVVRIPESRLDDITSGNAGEAETAALQRVGILVEDRDRERQEMETLMEQTNSRSRMFRAKVALNLDCNLACPYCFEGNFRKKQYMSEETAGLLVEHVRNHLRKGGDVRLGFYGGEPLLSIPLITEISTRLLEEAGQTGSSYTFSLTTNGTLLTRKVVEKLLPLGLTGAIVTLDGPRHIHDRQRPFVSGKGSFDVIVTNIAEVANLTEVQIGGNFTEENYREFPTMLDVLKERGIGPEKLGFVEFAPIMPKTGGLVGTDSGHGCISSSEPWVAEAALFLREETLKRGFAVKKTTMSACVVEMENDLVVNWDGALYKCPGFMGWPEMSVGTLAQGVGDYRESHNLDLWKREECLDCAYLPLCFGGCRLITLMSHGAIDRVDCRKALLDKTLREIVLQDMRYRKRSPEKREP, encoded by the coding sequence ATGCCGTTGTCACGCTATGTTAAAATCTGGCCCTGCCCCGACAGGCCGGGATGTATCATCCTCTACTCAACCCGTAAGGGCTCCGTCGTCCGCATCCCCGAATCGCGCCTCGACGACATTACATCAGGAAACGCGGGTGAAGCGGAAACGGCAGCACTGCAGCGTGTCGGCATCCTCGTTGAGGACCGTGACCGGGAACGGCAGGAGATGGAAACCCTGATGGAGCAAACCAACAGCCGGAGCAGGATGTTCCGCGCGAAGGTGGCCCTCAACCTCGACTGCAACCTGGCGTGCCCCTACTGTTTCGAGGGTAACTTTCGGAAAAAACAGTACATGTCCGAAGAAACCGCAGGCCTGCTCGTCGAGCACGTGCGGAATCACCTCCGGAAAGGGGGTGACGTCAGGCTCGGCTTCTACGGCGGCGAGCCGCTTCTTTCCATTCCCCTCATCACGGAAATCTCCACCCGACTGCTGGAAGAAGCAGGACAAACCGGTTCCTCCTACACCTTCTCCCTCACCACCAACGGAACGCTACTAACGAGGAAAGTGGTGGAGAAACTTCTCCCCCTCGGGCTTACCGGCGCCATCGTCACTCTCGACGGCCCTCGCCACATTCACGACCGCCAGCGCCCCTTCGTCTCCGGGAAGGGGAGCTTCGACGTAATAGTCACCAATATCGCGGAAGTGGCTAACCTTACCGAGGTCCAGATAGGAGGGAACTTCACCGAGGAGAACTACCGCGAATTCCCCACGATGCTCGACGTGCTCAAAGAACGCGGGATCGGCCCGGAGAAGCTGGGATTCGTCGAGTTTGCTCCGATAATGCCTAAAACCGGGGGTCTGGTCGGAACAGACAGCGGGCATGGCTGCATCTCCAGCAGCGAGCCGTGGGTTGCCGAAGCCGCCCTCTTCCTGCGGGAGGAGACGTTGAAGCGCGGATTTGCAGTAAAGAAAACGACCATGTCGGCCTGCGTCGTGGAAATGGAAAACGACCTGGTGGTGAACTGGGACGGCGCCCTCTACAAGTGCCCCGGCTTCATGGGATGGCCGGAAATGTCGGTAGGAACGCTGGCCCAGGGGGTGGGCGATTACCGGGAGTCACACAACCTCGACCTCTGGAAGAGGGAGGAGTGCCTCGACTGCGCCTATCTTCCGCTCTGCTTCGGCGGGTGCAGGCTCATAACCCTGATGAGTCACGGCGCCATCGACAGGGTCGATTGCCGTAAGGCCTTACTGGATAAGACGCTCCGCGAAATAGTGCTCCAGGACATGCGGTATCGGAAGCGCTCTCCGGAGAAAAGGGAGCCGTAA
- a CDS encoding tetratricopeptide repeat protein encodes MRESRLGGHAPLIALSASLLFVAHPVQTEAVAYITQRLTSMATMLYLLSLVLWAKWGLLQDAARQTAVPRWVYAAVSFSVASAAMLTKEISVTLPLAGLLYSALFLSVPWRVRLLRLLPLLLGVLIPVVGWHLSGPSADSVEEMLDQARGGTAVSRWEYLVTQPRVLVTYLRLLVFPVAQNLDYDYPLYHSPLALPVFCSLVFLLSLVFLALWLVRRAKAGRIDSAFLFIPFGIGWFFLTLLVESTVIPLDDVIAEHRLYLPSAGAAMAVAVSAGLLVARVGAKVVVAGSIAAVLLLGTATWRRNEVWQSPLALWSDAAAKSPAKARPRYNLGTVLTGLGRYDEAIGEFREALKRKPEYPEAWHNLGTAFAAKGETDEAIASYRQALRLAPDLPQAHNSLGTALMQKGETEEAGGHFIQAVRSAPMYPDARNNLGAFYGMEGKTDAAIAELEEAVRLQPDNPRFRFNLSEAYEQKGWGARAAEERQKGERLRNGS; translated from the coding sequence ATGCGGGAAAGCAGACTGGGAGGTCATGCTCCGCTGATCGCCCTCTCCGCCTCACTTCTTTTTGTCGCACACCCGGTCCAGACGGAGGCGGTTGCCTACATAACCCAGCGCCTCACTTCAATGGCGACGATGCTGTACCTTCTCTCTCTCGTCCTTTGGGCGAAGTGGGGATTGTTGCAGGACGCTGCGCGTCAGACGGCTGTGCCCCGTTGGGTTTATGCGGCCGTCTCCTTTTCCGTTGCCTCTGCGGCCATGCTGACCAAGGAGATTTCGGTTACGTTGCCGCTGGCGGGGCTGCTTTACAGCGCCCTCTTTCTTTCTGTCCCCTGGCGTGTCCGGCTGCTGCGCCTTCTTCCCCTACTCCTGGGGGTGCTTATTCCCGTTGTTGGGTGGCATCTTTCAGGGCCTTCTGCCGATTCGGTAGAGGAGATGCTTGACCAGGCACGAGGAGGCACAGCCGTTTCCCGCTGGGAATACCTCGTGACACAGCCCCGGGTGCTCGTGACGTACCTGCGACTTCTTGTTTTTCCCGTGGCGCAGAATCTGGACTACGATTACCCCTTGTACCATTCGCCGCTGGCCCTGCCGGTATTCTGCTCACTGGTATTTCTGCTGTCTCTGGTCTTTCTGGCTTTGTGGCTTGTGAGACGGGCAAAGGCAGGAAGGATCGATTCAGCATTCTTGTTCATCCCGTTCGGCATCGGGTGGTTTTTCCTTACACTACTTGTGGAGTCAACCGTAATTCCTCTGGATGACGTCATTGCGGAGCACCGGCTCTACCTTCCTTCAGCCGGTGCAGCCATGGCAGTCGCGGTATCGGCTGGTCTTCTGGTTGCGCGAGTGGGGGCAAAGGTGGTGGTGGCTGGTAGCATTGCAGCGGTCCTGCTTCTCGGGACGGCGACGTGGCGGAGGAACGAAGTGTGGCAAAGCCCTCTGGCCCTATGGAGCGATGCGGCGGCGAAATCTCCGGCCAAGGCACGTCCTCGGTACAACCTGGGCACTGTTCTGACCGGACTGGGGCGGTATGACGAGGCCATAGGAGAGTTTCGGGAAGCGCTGAAAAGGAAACCGGAGTATCCCGAGGCGTGGCACAATCTGGGCACTGCTTTCGCGGCAAAGGGTGAAACTGATGAAGCAATTGCTAGCTACAGGCAGGCGCTGCGGCTTGCTCCCGACCTGCCGCAGGCGCATAACTCTCTGGGAACGGCTCTCATGCAGAAAGGGGAAACCGAGGAGGCCGGAGGTCATTTCATCCAGGCGGTCCGGTCTGCGCCGATGTACCCGGACGCCCGCAACAACCTTGGAGCATTTTACGGCATGGAGGGAAAGACCGATGCGGCCATCGCAGAGCTTGAGGAGGCCGTGCGCCTTCAGCCGGACAATCCGCGATTCCGGTTCAATCTGTCGGAGGCGTACGAGCAGAAAGGCTGGGGGGCAAGGGCCGCTGAAGAGCGGCAGAAGGGGGAGCGGTTGAGAAATGGTTCTTGA
- a CDS encoding peroxiredoxin yields the protein MFRKIWVCLLMTVFFCGSAAAQSAPPAAQPQSQTARVGKAAPAFTVEALVGKEPGKEFRTISLADYRGKWVILFFYPYDFTFVCPTEIRGFNAALDSFRKMNAEVLGASVDSKFSHLAWLQRGDLGDLKYPLLADFKKEIATAYGILDEREGAALRGLFIINPEGVLQYMLVHNQSVGRSVDETLRVLEALQTGEMCPLGWKPGQKTLGK from the coding sequence ATGTTTCGCAAGATATGGGTATGCTTATTGATGACCGTGTTCTTCTGTGGCAGTGCTGCGGCACAGAGTGCCCCTCCCGCTGCGCAGCCTCAATCCCAGACGGCACGGGTAGGGAAAGCCGCCCCCGCCTTTACCGTGGAGGCCCTGGTGGGAAAGGAGCCGGGAAAAGAATTCCGCACCATCAGCCTTGCCGACTACCGCGGAAAGTGGGTCATCCTCTTTTTCTATCCCTATGACTTCACCTTTGTCTGCCCCACTGAAATTCGCGGATTCAACGCGGCCCTCGATTCCTTCCGGAAGATGAACGCGGAGGTCCTGGGAGCCTCGGTAGACAGCAAGTTTTCTCATCTGGCATGGCTGCAGCGGGGCGACCTGGGGGATCTTAAATATCCCCTTCTGGCGGACTTCAAAAAGGAGATTGCAACGGCATACGGCATACTGGACGAGCGGGAGGGAGCAGCACTTCGCGGACTCTTCATCATCAACCCTGAAGGTGTACTTCAGTACATGCTGGTACACAACCAGTCGGTAGGGCGTAGCGTGGATGAAACCCTCAGGGTCCTGGAAGCACTGCAAACGGGAGAAATGTGCCCCCTCGGATGGAAGCCCGGCCAGAAAACCCTCGGCAAATAA
- a CDS encoding peptidylprolyl isomerase, producing the protein MAEETNPQVLLETSMGNIKIELFKEKAPISVRNFLSYVNDGYYEGLIFHRVIKTFMIQGGGLDADMQQKKTKFAIKNEAANGLSNKRGTLAMARTSVVDSATSQFFINVVDNPFLDHKGKNPDQYGYAVFGQVIEGMDAVDAIRDVKTGSRAGHSDVPVDPVMINKATVLPAE; encoded by the coding sequence ATGGCTGAAGAAACCAACCCGCAGGTACTCCTGGAGACCTCGATGGGGAACATCAAGATCGAACTGTTCAAGGAGAAAGCGCCCATAAGCGTCCGCAACTTCCTTTCTTACGTCAACGACGGTTACTACGAGGGCCTTATTTTTCATCGTGTCATAAAGACCTTCATGATCCAGGGGGGAGGGCTTGATGCCGACATGCAGCAGAAGAAGACGAAATTCGCCATAAAGAACGAGGCTGCGAACGGACTCTCCAACAAGCGTGGAACTCTTGCCATGGCACGCACCAGTGTCGTTGACAGCGCCACTTCACAGTTTTTCATAAACGTCGTAGACAACCCGTTCCTCGATCACAAGGGAAAGAACCCGGACCAGTACGGTTATGCGGTTTTCGGCCAAGTCATCGAGGGAATGGACGCTGTCGATGCCATCAGGGACGTTAAAACGGGAAGCCGTGCCGGCCATTCCGACGTGCCGGTAGACCCGGTCATGATCAACAAGGCAACCGTTCTCCCTGCCGAGTAA